A stretch of Shewanella dokdonensis DNA encodes these proteins:
- the ispA gene encoding (2E,6E)-farnesyl diphosphate synthase, with translation MLTEAINRCQQRINQHLETIFDAIPENEPRLKAAMRYGVLLGGKRVRPFLVYAVGEMLGRKAEQLDNCAAAIECIHAYSLIHDDLPAMDNDELRRGQPTVHIAFDEATAILAGDALQTLAFELITQNSQELSAKQQLQMVQALAKASGYQGMCGGQALDLVATDKEISLTELTRLHQLKTGALIRCAVELAVIAADIADTEKQQLMTYAEAIGLAFQVQDDILDITASTEELGKPQGSDTRANKSTYPRLLGLEGAKATAEKLLQEALSAIGNLPYNSRLIAEFARYIIERRV, from the coding sequence TTGCTAACGGAAGCCATCAATCGTTGCCAGCAACGGATCAATCAGCATCTGGAGACGATTTTCGACGCCATTCCTGAAAACGAACCCAGATTAAAAGCCGCCATGCGCTATGGCGTGTTGCTTGGGGGCAAACGGGTTCGGCCATTTTTAGTGTATGCCGTGGGCGAAATGCTCGGACGCAAAGCCGAACAGCTAGATAACTGCGCGGCAGCCATTGAGTGCATTCATGCCTATTCATTGATCCACGATGATCTGCCCGCCATGGATAACGATGAATTACGCCGTGGGCAACCAACCGTACATATCGCCTTTGATGAAGCAACAGCGATTCTAGCCGGAGATGCATTGCAGACGCTGGCGTTTGAGCTGATCACTCAAAATAGTCAGGAACTGAGTGCCAAGCAACAGTTGCAAATGGTGCAGGCACTGGCAAAAGCTTCTGGTTATCAGGGCATGTGTGGTGGTCAGGCGTTGGATCTCGTGGCCACTGACAAAGAGATATCACTTACTGAGTTAACCCGGCTACACCAACTGAAAACGGGAGCGCTCATCCGTTGTGCGGTGGAGTTAGCGGTTATTGCGGCAGATATCGCTGATACCGAAAAACAACAGTTAATGACCTATGCCGAAGCCATTGGCTTAGCATTCCAGGTGCAGGACGATATTCTGGATATCACCGCCAGTACCGAAGAACTGGGGAAACCCCAAGGTTCAGATACCCGCGCCAATAAAAGTACGTATCCCAGATTACTGGGTCTAGAAGGGGCAAAAGCCACTGCCGAGAAACTGCTGCAAGAGGCACTATCGGCCATAGGTAATTTGCCCTACAATAGCCGACTAATTGCTGAATTCGCACGCTATATCATTGAGCGGCGAGTATAA
- a CDS encoding flagellar motor protein MotB, with protein MAKPKCPDCPPPAPPWLATFSDLMSLLMCFFVLLLSFSEMDVLKFKQIAGSMKYAFGVQNKVEVKDIPKGTSVIALEFRPGRPDPSPIEVINQQTNEMTQPTLTFQAGDDDNSGGIQQQKGEQRGGDAAATAQEQAEDKRTQQNEATQQQLNEQVKKMAEKLDKEIVDGAIEIESLGQQIIIRIREKGSFASGSGFLQPQFKPVIRAIGELLKDVPGIVTVSGNTDNMQISNELYQSNWDLSAQRALAVAHELIRVKGFDPERMKVVGLADTNPLVANDSAEHRARNRRVEIAIEQGKAKQSDELQVTPNR; from the coding sequence ATGGCCAAGCCAAAGTGTCCTGATTGCCCGCCACCCGCGCCACCATGGCTAGCGACATTTTCTGATCTGATGTCGCTGCTGATGTGTTTCTTTGTGTTACTGCTGTCTTTTTCAGAGATGGACGTACTCAAGTTCAAGCAGATCGCGGGGTCGATGAAATACGCTTTTGGGGTACAGAACAAGGTGGAAGTGAAAGATATCCCGAAAGGGACGTCGGTCATTGCACTGGAGTTCCGGCCGGGGCGTCCCGATCCATCGCCCATTGAAGTGATTAATCAGCAAACCAATGAGATGACGCAACCCACACTGACATTTCAAGCCGGTGATGATGATAATTCGGGTGGCATTCAGCAACAAAAAGGGGAACAGCGCGGCGGTGATGCGGCGGCAACCGCGCAGGAGCAGGCTGAAGATAAACGCACCCAGCAAAATGAAGCCACCCAGCAACAGCTTAATGAACAAGTTAAGAAAATGGCAGAGAAGCTCGACAAAGAGATTGTTGACGGTGCCATTGAGATTGAGTCACTCGGCCAGCAGATCATCATTCGTATTCGCGAAAAAGGCTCATTTGCGTCGGGGTCAGGGTTCTTGCAACCGCAGTTTAAACCGGTGATCCGCGCCATTGGCGAGTTGCTTAAGGATGTTCCCGGTATTGTCACCGTTTCTGGAAATACCGATAATATGCAGATCAGCAATGAGCTGTATCAGTCAAACTGGGATCTGTCGGCACAACGGGCTCTTGCCGTGGCACATGAACTTATTCGGGTAAAAGGTTTTGACCCGGAACGGATGAAAGTAGTTGGCCTAGCCGATACCAATCCATTGGTCGCCAATGATTCAGCCGAACATCGCGCCCGTAACCGCCGGGTAGAAATTGCCATTGAGCAGGGCAAAGCCAAACAGTCTGACGAACTGCAGGTTACTCCCAACCGCTAA
- a CDS encoding LysR substrate-binding domain-containing protein codes for MYYLLPITQLSGNNTVAERELFTEELFLAVRTDHPLAKRQQVALSEIAQEKLLSYPREDGFREITDNFCRQAGFRANVVFESFDTAVIADLVRAGAGVAILPTLWWDVGNSQQLVKLPISSPHLKRSILLSWMENRYLSPAARNFGDFVSQYLQGKHSQHSYK; via the coding sequence GTGTATTACCTCCTGCCGATTACACAACTGTCGGGTAACAACACTGTCGCAGAACGAGAACTGTTCACCGAAGAGCTATTCTTAGCCGTACGCACGGATCATCCACTGGCAAAGCGGCAGCAGGTGGCACTTAGTGAGATCGCCCAAGAAAAACTCCTCAGCTATCCGCGGGAAGATGGCTTTCGTGAAATCACAGATAACTTCTGTCGGCAAGCAGGCTTTCGCGCCAATGTTGTCTTTGAAAGTTTCGATACTGCGGTTATTGCTGATTTAGTGCGTGCCGGCGCGGGAGTCGCAATTCTGCCAACGCTATGGTGGGATGTTGGCAACAGTCAGCAACTGGTCAAACTGCCGATCAGCAGCCCACACCTCAAACGCAGTATTCTGTTGTCGTGGATGGAAAATCGTTATCTGTCACCTGCTGCCCGCAATTTCGGCGACTTTGTGAGCCAATATCTGCAAGGCAAGCACAGCCAGCATTCATACAAATAA
- a CDS encoding GGDEF domain-containing protein, with amino-acid sequence MAYIGNIGGYSGSLEQWHDDAHHITHQPDPLQLLQKLHASLDPRTVFACYGKQLQLYLPLSGMYCQCDELELRWGRLKGVKLAHDVQLGDTTASLEYYLPMPLSLGETLHLQQMEALLPQPLFNAVRYQKMAAQAMFDALTNLGNRHFFGQAFRTVLARAQRCNDQVSLLLLDLDNFKQLNDLMGHHYGDKALVRFSEIIRRSTRRCDQPFRLGGDEFAVLVEGDTSAAVSIANRVLQFLQTDALLSQHNVGCSMGIGGWLPHLNQDQLFNNTDAALYRAKAAGRNGYALAE; translated from the coding sequence TTGGCTTATATTGGTAATATCGGTGGTTATAGTGGCTCATTAGAGCAATGGCATGATGATGCGCACCATATCACCCACCAGCCTGATCCGTTACAACTGTTACAGAAGCTACATGCCAGCCTTGACCCGCGGACAGTATTTGCCTGTTATGGCAAACAACTGCAGCTATATTTGCCGCTATCAGGCATGTACTGCCAGTGTGATGAGTTGGAATTGCGTTGGGGGCGACTCAAGGGCGTTAAACTAGCACATGACGTGCAACTGGGAGATACCACAGCCAGTCTAGAATACTATCTGCCAATGCCGCTTAGCCTGGGTGAAACGCTGCATCTGCAACAAATGGAAGCCTTATTGCCGCAACCATTATTCAACGCCGTGCGCTATCAAAAGATGGCAGCACAGGCAATGTTCGATGCCTTAACCAACTTGGGAAATCGCCATTTTTTTGGTCAAGCCTTTCGCACGGTTCTGGCACGGGCACAGCGTTGCAACGACCAAGTTAGCCTCTTGCTGTTAGACCTGGATAACTTTAAGCAACTTAATGACCTGATGGGCCACCACTACGGGGATAAAGCCTTGGTACGCTTTAGCGAAATAATCCGCCGTAGCACCCGTCGCTGCGACCAGCCTTTCCGTCTTGGTGGCGATGAGTTTGCGGTGCTGGTGGAAGGTGATACCTCCGCTGCCGTCAGTATTGCCAATCGGGTATTACAGTTTTTGCAAACTGACGCCTTGTTAAGTCAGCATAATGTCGGCTGTAGTATGGGCATTGGTGGCTGGCTGCCCCACTTGAACCAAGATCAACTGTTCAACAACACCGATGCCGCCCTCTATCGAGCCAAAGCCGCTGGCCGTAATGGCTATGCGCTGGCAGAGTAG
- the xseB gene encoding exodeoxyribonuclease VII small subunit has product MAKKPENLSFEESLNELEQIVTELEQGEVSLDDALKQFERGIGLVRSSQSKLEQAQQKVAILLADDPQAPLSPFDVEEE; this is encoded by the coding sequence GTGGCTAAAAAACCTGAAAACCTCAGCTTTGAAGAGTCCCTGAACGAGTTAGAACAGATAGTAACCGAACTGGAACAGGGGGAAGTCTCTCTGGATGATGCACTGAAGCAGTTTGAACGCGGTATCGGTCTGGTACGCAGCAGCCAAAGCAAACTGGAACAGGCGCAACAAAAAGTTGCTATTTTGCTGGCAGATGATCCCCAGGCACCGCTGAGTCCATTTGATGTTGAGGAAGAATAA
- the dxs gene encoding 1-deoxy-D-xylulose-5-phosphate synthase has translation MSLDITQFPVLAQANTPDELRQLPQALLPQLADELRAFLLQSVGQSSGHFASGLGTVELTVALHYVYNTPFDRLVWDVGHQAYPHKILTGRRDQMHTIRQKGGLHPFPWRGESDYDTFSVGHSSTSISAALGMAIAADKEQAGRRVVAVIGDGAMTGGMVFEAMNHAGDLHKDMLVVLNDNEMSISENVGALNKHLAQLMSGRFYSSIREGSKKVLQGMPVIKEMARRTEEHLKGMMVPGTLFEELGFNYIGPIDGHDVNALVETLRNMRSLSGPQLLHIMTKKGKGYEPAEKDPIGWHAVPKFDPSQFRKPATKAGLPSFSDVFGKWLCDIAAQDEKVVGITPAMREGSGMVEFSQKFPGQYFDAAIAEQHAVTLGAGLACEGYKPVVAIYSTFLQRAYDQVIHDVALQKLPVLFAIDRGGIVGADGPTHQGAFDMSYLRCIPNMVIMAPSDENECRQMLYTGYCYQDGPAAVRYPRGSATGAHQQEQMTALPIGKGVLKRQGKKLAIINFGTTLATALAVAETLDATVADMRFVKPLDEALLQQLATSHEVLVTLEENAIIGGAGSGVLEYLARKQLRNPVLQLGLPDEFIKHGSPQEILAELQLDQPGVLAQINSFMTRLEG, from the coding sequence ATGAGTCTGGATATCACTCAATTTCCAGTATTGGCACAGGCTAATACACCCGATGAGTTGCGCCAGTTGCCACAGGCATTGTTGCCGCAACTAGCCGACGAACTCAGAGCTTTTTTGCTGCAATCTGTAGGACAGTCTAGTGGCCACTTTGCCTCTGGATTGGGCACTGTAGAGCTAACCGTAGCACTGCATTATGTGTACAACACGCCGTTTGACCGACTGGTGTGGGATGTGGGGCATCAAGCCTACCCGCATAAAATTCTGACCGGTCGCCGCGATCAGATGCACACTATCCGTCAGAAAGGTGGTTTGCACCCATTCCCTTGGCGTGGAGAAAGTGACTATGACACCTTCAGTGTCGGTCATTCCAGTACCTCCATCTCTGCCGCCTTGGGCATGGCCATTGCCGCCGACAAAGAACAAGCGGGTCGCCGGGTAGTTGCCGTGATAGGTGATGGTGCCATGACCGGTGGTATGGTGTTTGAAGCCATGAATCACGCAGGGGATTTGCACAAAGACATGTTGGTGGTACTCAACGATAACGAGATGTCTATCTCGGAAAACGTAGGTGCACTCAACAAGCATCTGGCACAGTTAATGTCTGGCCGCTTCTATTCCAGCATCCGCGAAGGCAGTAAAAAAGTGCTGCAAGGCATGCCGGTCATCAAAGAGATGGCGCGGCGTACTGAAGAACACCTTAAAGGTATGATGGTTCCCGGAACCCTGTTTGAAGAACTCGGTTTCAATTACATCGGTCCCATTGATGGCCATGACGTCAACGCTTTGGTAGAAACCCTGCGTAACATGCGCAGTCTCAGTGGTCCGCAGCTACTGCATATCATGACCAAAAAAGGCAAAGGTTATGAGCCAGCAGAAAAAGACCCTATCGGCTGGCATGCGGTACCCAAATTTGACCCCAGCCAATTCCGCAAACCCGCCACCAAGGCAGGCTTGCCTTCTTTCTCCGACGTATTCGGTAAATGGCTGTGCGACATTGCCGCCCAAGATGAAAAAGTTGTAGGTATTACTCCGGCAATGCGTGAAGGCTCAGGCATGGTGGAGTTTTCGCAGAAGTTTCCCGGACAGTATTTTGATGCGGCAATTGCCGAGCAACATGCGGTGACCTTGGGTGCTGGCCTTGCCTGTGAAGGTTATAAACCTGTAGTGGCCATTTACTCGACATTCCTGCAACGCGCTTATGATCAGGTGATCCACGATGTGGCCCTGCAAAAACTGCCGGTGCTGTTTGCTATTGATCGCGGCGGCATTGTAGGAGCCGATGGCCCGACCCACCAAGGGGCTTTCGATATGAGCTACCTGCGCTGTATCCCTAACATGGTGATCATGGCGCCTTCCGATGAGAATGAATGTCGGCAAATGCTCTACACTGGCTATTGTTATCAAGATGGCCCGGCGGCGGTACGTTACCCTCGAGGCAGTGCCACCGGCGCGCATCAGCAAGAGCAGATGACAGCCTTACCCATTGGCAAAGGGGTGTTAAAACGGCAAGGTAAAAAGCTGGCGATTATCAACTTTGGTACCACGCTGGCAACCGCGCTGGCAGTTGCAGAAACCTTGGATGCCACCGTTGCTGACATGCGCTTTGTTAAACCCTTAGATGAAGCCTTGTTACAACAACTGGCAACTTCACATGAAGTACTGGTAACACTCGAAGAAAATGCCATTATCGGTGGCGCTGGTAGCGGCGTACTGGAATATTTGGCCAGAAAACAGTTGCGCAATCCGGTGCTGCAACTGGGGTTACCCGATGAATTCATCAAACATGGCAGTCCGCAGGAGATCCTGGCAGAACTGCAATTGGATCAGCCGGGTGTACTCGCACAAATCAATAGCTTCATGACCCGTCTTGAAGGCTAG
- a CDS encoding GNAT family N-acetyltransferase/peptidase C39 family protein — translation MEIRAATQAELSALDQLELSAFSGDRISHRQMKRFIQSPHARLFVAMDDGLLAGYALLLFHRGTNLARLYSLAIDAKWRGQGLAQQLMHECEQEAIHKGYITLRLEVRNDNIGARRLYEKLGYKVLKALVHYYDDLADGVRMHKRLDPPGPSTVLKMPLYAQTTAFSCGPASLLMAFAALKVDAVPSRIEELRLWREATTIFMTSGHGGCSAHGLALSALRRGFGVKLFSRSESVPFIDGVRDRNKKAVIQLVHEDFCQQLQQQGVIAQARAPSPEELRQFLAQGAAVLLMVSSYRFSGEKGPHWIVLSGCNSQFFFFHDPNVEKARDAIGSTYVPISDGELLQVMRYGRQKQLACVVVFPSLAKG, via the coding sequence ATGGAAATACGTGCCGCTACACAGGCCGAACTTTCAGCGCTCGATCAACTGGAACTCTCCGCCTTCAGCGGTGACCGCATCAGTCACCGCCAAATGAAACGTTTTATTCAATCACCTCATGCTCGGCTATTTGTCGCGATGGATGATGGCCTGCTCGCAGGTTATGCCCTGTTGCTATTTCACCGGGGAACTAACTTAGCGAGGTTATATTCCCTGGCAATTGATGCCAAATGGCGTGGTCAGGGGCTCGCTCAGCAACTGATGCACGAGTGTGAACAGGAGGCCATTCATAAAGGCTACATTACGTTACGCCTGGAGGTGCGCAATGACAATATTGGCGCTCGCCGACTGTATGAAAAATTAGGCTACAAGGTATTGAAAGCCCTGGTGCATTATTATGATGACCTGGCCGATGGGGTGCGAATGCACAAACGGCTAGATCCACCAGGCCCCAGTACCGTGCTCAAGATGCCCTTGTATGCGCAAACCACAGCATTCAGTTGCGGCCCTGCCAGCTTGTTAATGGCTTTTGCCGCGTTGAAGGTGGATGCAGTACCGAGCCGCATCGAAGAACTGCGACTGTGGCGTGAAGCCACCACTATCTTTATGACCAGTGGTCACGGCGGCTGTTCAGCACACGGCTTGGCGTTATCTGCACTAAGACGTGGTTTTGGGGTGAAGCTGTTCAGCCGTTCCGAATCTGTGCCCTTCATTGATGGGGTGCGTGATCGCAACAAAAAAGCCGTGATCCAACTGGTGCATGAAGATTTTTGTCAGCAACTGCAACAGCAAGGTGTCATCGCCCAAGCACGCGCGCCCTCCCCTGAAGAATTACGCCAATTTCTGGCGCAGGGAGCGGCAGTATTGCTGATGGTGAGTAGCTATCGCTTTAGTGGTGAAAAAGGCCCGCATTGGATTGTGCTGAGTGGCTGTAATAGTCAATTTTTCTTTTTCCACGATCCTAATGTAGAAAAGGCCCGCGATGCCATTGGTTCGACCTATGTTCCCATCAGTGATGGCGAGCTGTTACAGGTGATGCGTTATGGTCGCCAGAAACAACTGGCATGTGTGGTGGTATTTCCGTCGTTAGCGAAAGGCTAA
- a CDS encoding ATP-grasp domain-containing protein: MFERFNVPVLDVELVKGGDKWQVSHIAPFPFQELTDPEQDLFAIYLEAFSRKVWRAPKRKKSYRYEMAMLVDEHEKMPPSNNSAIKRFIRAANRIGMDMQLLGRRDMSRLGEFDGLFIRATTNISNFTYRFAKNAEQMGLVVMDDPESIMKCTNKVFLTELLLNHKIPVPKSLILNESDPHWEETLLEEIGLPAVLKVPDGAFSLGVVKVKDIDSLRAEAKRIFEHSTLILAQEYLPTPFDWRIGILNRQPIYACRYYMSRGHWQIYEHHKDGKFSSGSYDAQDLKRVPSQIVDTALKSANLIGSGFYGVDLKEVDGQPYVIEINDNPSIDHGIEDLFYGDLLYDRIMTEFLRRIQLRGL, translated from the coding sequence ATTTTTGAACGCTTTAACGTACCAGTGCTGGATGTCGAGTTGGTTAAAGGGGGCGATAAATGGCAAGTCAGTCATATCGCCCCCTTTCCATTCCAAGAGTTGACGGATCCTGAGCAGGATCTGTTTGCGATTTACTTGGAAGCTTTTTCCCGTAAAGTGTGGCGTGCGCCTAAGCGTAAAAAGTCTTATCGGTATGAGATGGCGATGCTAGTAGATGAGCATGAAAAAATGCCACCATCTAACAATAGTGCCATCAAACGCTTCATTAGGGCTGCCAACCGTATTGGCATGGATATGCAGTTACTAGGGCGTCGTGATATGAGTCGTCTGGGTGAATTTGACGGGCTCTTTATCCGTGCGACCACTAACATCAGTAATTTCACCTACCGTTTTGCCAAAAATGCCGAGCAGATGGGGTTAGTGGTGATGGATGATCCTGAATCCATCATGAAGTGTACCAACAAGGTATTTTTGACAGAATTGTTGCTGAACCACAAGATCCCCGTGCCTAAGAGTTTGATCCTCAATGAATCAGATCCGCACTGGGAAGAAACCTTGTTGGAGGAGATAGGACTACCGGCAGTTCTCAAAGTACCGGATGGCGCATTTTCCCTCGGGGTGGTTAAGGTTAAGGATATTGATAGTTTACGAGCCGAAGCCAAACGGATTTTTGAACACAGTACCCTGATCCTGGCGCAGGAATATTTGCCAACGCCGTTTGACTGGCGTATCGGCATACTGAATCGGCAGCCCATATACGCTTGTCGCTACTACATGAGCCGTGGTCACTGGCAGATATATGAACACCACAAAGACGGTAAATTCAGTAGCGGTAGTTACGATGCGCAGGATCTTAAACGTGTGCCATCACAGATAGTCGATACTGCTTTGAAATCCGCTAATCTGATTGGCTCTGGATTTTATGGCGTGGATTTGAAAGAGGTGGATGGTCAGCCTTATGTGATTGAAATCAACGATAATCCAAGTATTGATCATGGTATTGAAGATCTGTTTTATGGCGATCTGCTGTACGACCGTATCATGACTGAGTTCCTGCGGCGGATCCAGTTGCGCGGATTGTAA
- the tilS gene encoding tRNA lysidine(34) synthetase TilS produces MRLSESAAIAELQRLLAALPQLPGHIWLGYSGGADSEYLAYILGLFATQFPQWRARIHLLHVHHGLSPHADLWAQHCCDSAQKAALECRVLRIQLQLGSRVSVEAEARRARYQALATQMASGDVLLTAHHQDDQLETVLLALKRGQGPKGLAAMGSCQQFAEHCWQLRPLLHVSRAQILSRVSALALSYVHDESNDNIRYDRNFLRRDIVPKLKMRWPELPVTVSRSAALCAEQQQLLDEVTQEKLSPLVQTCPFTGVSMLAIAGLRQLPVRWQRQLLRAFIEQQNLPLPSMVQLDEALQQLLHSDDDAKVHLQFAELELRRAYDYIYAMTELPALPLSTPLTVEQQQALLQGHLDLPLTAPWHSLSGKLTDTGPRVALAALAAPLMLSYGLPGSLKCQPHYRSKARELKKIWQEARVPYWLRPRLPALAAADGAVLAIAGLFVDKQALAPAQQPGITLELS; encoded by the coding sequence ATGAGACTCTCGGAGTCTGCCGCTATCGCTGAATTGCAGCGCCTGTTAGCTGCTTTACCACAATTACCCGGTCACATATGGTTGGGTTACAGTGGTGGGGCTGACTCCGAATATCTGGCCTATATTCTGGGCCTGTTTGCCACACAGTTTCCCCAATGGCGCGCACGCATTCATCTGCTACACGTGCATCATGGTTTGAGTCCACACGCCGATCTTTGGGCGCAGCACTGCTGTGATTCAGCACAAAAAGCCGCGCTGGAATGTCGGGTCTTGCGTATTCAATTACAGCTCGGGTCTCGGGTCAGTGTCGAAGCCGAAGCCCGTCGGGCGCGTTATCAGGCGCTGGCAACGCAGATGGCGTCTGGGGATGTGCTGTTAACGGCACACCATCAGGATGATCAACTGGAAACCGTATTGCTGGCACTCAAGCGTGGGCAAGGGCCGAAAGGCTTAGCTGCCATGGGAAGTTGCCAACAGTTTGCGGAACACTGCTGGCAATTACGGCCGTTGCTGCATGTCAGCCGGGCACAGATTCTCAGCCGGGTAAGTGCGTTAGCCCTCAGCTATGTGCACGATGAGAGCAATGACAATATCCGTTATGACCGCAATTTTCTGCGCCGAGACATAGTGCCAAAATTAAAGATGCGTTGGCCGGAATTGCCCGTTACCGTCAGTCGCAGTGCCGCTTTGTGTGCGGAACAACAGCAATTATTAGACGAAGTGACGCAGGAAAAACTGTCACCATTAGTGCAGACGTGCCCGTTTACTGGCGTTTCCATGCTGGCGATCGCAGGCTTAAGGCAACTTCCTGTGCGTTGGCAGCGGCAGTTATTGCGCGCTTTTATTGAGCAACAAAATTTGCCATTACCGTCCATGGTGCAGTTGGACGAAGCATTGCAGCAACTGCTACATAGCGATGATGATGCCAAAGTGCATTTGCAGTTTGCAGAGCTAGAACTGCGCCGAGCTTATGACTACATCTATGCGATGACCGAGCTGCCAGCGCTCCCACTATCAACCCCACTTACCGTTGAACAGCAGCAGGCATTGCTACAAGGTCATTTAGACTTGCCGTTAACCGCGCCTTGGCACAGCCTCAGTGGCAAATTAACTGATACCGGTCCCCGTGTGGCACTCGCCGCATTGGCTGCGCCGTTAATGCTCAGCTATGGGTTGCCGGGTAGCCTAAAATGCCAACCGCATTACCGTAGCAAAGCGCGCGAACTGAAGAAAATCTGGCAGGAAGCTCGCGTACCTTACTGGTTGCGGCCGCGGCTGCCAGCACTGGCTGCTGCCGATGGTGCTGTGCTGGCGATAGCGGGCCTGTTCGTTGACAAACAGGCATTAGCACCGGCACAGCAGCCCGGTATTACCCTCGAGCTTAGTTAG
- the pomA gene encoding flagellar motor protein PomA gives MDLATLIGIIGAFGVMIWAMVSAGGISIYVDVPSVLIVFIGSLFVVMMKFNLKQYLGAMKIAAKAFMFKLDNPEDLIEQSVTMADAARKGGFLALEEAQISNSFMQKAVDMLVDGHDGDVVREALEKDIVLTEERHKSGIAIFKAFGDVGPAMGMIGTLVGLVAMLSNMDDPKSIGPAMAVALLTTLYGSLLANLVALPIADKLALRMNEEMLNRNLIMDAVLAIQDGQNPRVIESFLKNYLAEKKRKIDTTGGE, from the coding sequence GTGGATTTAGCAACCCTGATAGGCATTATTGGCGCGTTTGGTGTGATGATCTGGGCCATGGTCAGTGCTGGCGGCATCTCTATCTACGTTGACGTCCCCTCAGTATTGATTGTTTTCATCGGTTCCCTCTTTGTGGTGATGATGAAATTCAATCTCAAACAATACCTCGGTGCCATGAAAATTGCCGCCAAAGCATTCATGTTCAAGCTGGATAATCCAGAAGATCTCATCGAACAGTCGGTCACTATGGCGGATGCTGCCCGTAAAGGTGGTTTTCTAGCGCTGGAAGAAGCGCAGATCTCGAATTCCTTTATGCAAAAAGCGGTGGATATGCTGGTGGATGGCCACGACGGTGACGTGGTACGCGAAGCGCTGGAAAAAGATATTGTGCTCACCGAAGAACGGCATAAATCAGGGATCGCGATTTTTAAAGCGTTTGGCGACGTCGGCCCCGCCATGGGGATGATTGGGACTCTGGTCGGTCTGGTTGCCATGCTATCGAACATGGATGACCCTAAGTCAATCGGCCCGGCGATGGCGGTGGCATTGTTAACCACCCTTTATGGGTCACTGCTGGCAAATCTAGTGGCATTGCCGATTGCCGACAAACTGGCACTACGCATGAACGAAGAGATGCTTAACCGTAACCTGATCATGGATGCGGTATTGGCGATTCAGGATGGTCAAAATCCCCGGGTGATTGAGAGCTTTTTGAAGAACTATCTGGCTGAGAAAAAACGCAAGATAGACACCACTGGTGGGGAATAG
- a CDS encoding RimK-like ATPgrasp N-terminal domain-containing protein, which produces MAQLLIVTDDASDWRPYLPSDSMVTVNDYLNMGAFTDNNSVQVLNLCRSYDYLTTGYYCSLMAEARGHRVIPSVMTINDLSQDRFFSLPQSGLDRLSPEQTRLRFKLFLDTASVRNWNGLDTKFLNALTYQCWMSSWLKGAINGKSVISPPFHSKS; this is translated from the coding sequence ATGGCACAACTGCTTATCGTAACCGACGACGCCAGTGATTGGCGACCGTACCTGCCTAGCGACAGTATGGTGACGGTAAACGACTATCTTAATATGGGGGCGTTTACCGACAACAACAGTGTGCAGGTACTCAATTTGTGCCGCAGTTACGACTACCTCACTACCGGGTATTATTGCTCGTTGATGGCGGAAGCCCGTGGGCATCGAGTGATCCCGTCAGTGATGACGATTAATGATCTGTCACAGGACAGATTCTTCAGTTTGCCGCAGTCGGGGCTGGATCGACTGTCGCCGGAACAAACTCGTCTGCGATTTAAGCTGTTTTTGGACACAGCGAGCGTGAGGAACTGGAACGGATTGGACACAAAATTTTTGAACGCTTTAACGTACCAGTGCTGGATGTCGAGTTGGTTAAAGGGGGCGATAAATGGCAAGTCAGTCATATCGCCCCCTTTCCATTCCAAGAGTTGA